Proteins found in one Ptychodera flava strain L36383 chromosome 16, AS_Pfla_20210202, whole genome shotgun sequence genomic segment:
- the LOC139114319 gene encoding organic cation transporter protein-like has protein sequence MAIAVGRKEEAEKIIRKCGRVNNVPVPDDFSSDCWNPMKMGETKKMDTNKTNEKKGTMFDLFRLPNMRKKTLILFYNWLVNTLVYYGLAFNTSNLGGSDYFNCFLAGAVEIPAYALGLFIMGTKRMGRRWSMFYTMVIGGVSCVAAAFVPPCGATLWIGITLATISKFSVTCSFGMVYVFSAELFPTPLRSTGVGMCSMCARIGGILAPPAVADVQDLGKTPCCSLRSSMHTRWNIDSTSARDKGQEVTRNFRGKREIRKETEQGT, from the exons ATGGCTATTGCCGTTGGAAGGAAGGAAGAGGCAGAGAAAATTATACGGAAGTGTGGACGTGTCAACAATGTACCTGTTCCAGACGATTTCTCAAGTGACTGTTGGAACCCAATGAAAATGGGCGAAACTAAGAAGATG GACACGAACAAGACCAATGAGAAGAAGGGGACCATGTTCGACTTATTTCGACTGCCTAACATGAGAAAGAAGACACTCATATTGTTCTACAACTG GTTGGTTAATACACTTGTCTACTATGGTCTTGCATTCAACACGTCAAACCTGGGTGGCAGTGATTACTTCAACTGTTTCCTGGCCGGGGCCGTCGAGATTCCTGCCTACGCTCTTGGTTTGTTCATCATGGGCACAAAGAGAATGGGTCGTCGTTGGTCGATGTTTTACACCATGGTCATCGGTGGAGTCTCATGCGTTGCTGCAGCTTTTGTACCACCAT gTGGTGCTACCCTGTGGATAGGAATCACCCTGGCTACAATcagcaaattttcagtaacttGTTCTTTTGGTATGGTTTACGTGTTCTCTGCTGAACTTTTCCCCACTCCTCTCAG GTCGACTGGTGTTGGCATGTGTTCAATGTGTGCCCGTATTGGTGGAATCTTGGCGCCACCAGCTGTTGCTGATGTCCAAGATCTGGGCAAAACTCCCTGCTGTAGTCTTCGGAGTAGCATGCATACTCGCTGGAATATTGATTCTACCTCTGCCCGAGACAAGGGGCAAGAAGTTACCAGAAACTTTAGAGGAAAGCGAGAGATTCGGAAA GAAACCGAACAAGGGACCTGA